The nucleotide sequence aaaatcttaaaaggtaATAATTTTGaaagcctagaagaaatggaaaaagtgtCTGTGAAAATATTAACCCTCTTGGCtcaagaagtagaaaacctggggcacctgggtggctcagttggttgggcgactgccttcggctcaagtcatgatcccgcaatcccgggatcgagtcctgtatcgggctccctgctcggcagggagtctgcttctccctctgacctctctcctctcatgctctctctctttcccaaatgggtaaataaaatctttaaaaaaaaaaaaaaaaaaagaagtagaaaacctgaggggtgcctgggtggctcagtgggttaagcctctgcctttggctcgggtcgtgatcctggggtcctgggatcaagacacgcatccggctctctgctcagcggggagcgtgcttctccctctctctccgcccgcctctctgcctacttgtgatctctgtcaaataaataaataaaatcttaaaaaaaaaaaaaaaggaaaaagaaaagaaccctcCCTTAAGTACATAATCTATTGCAACTACCTTCTCAGTTCTTACCTTCCTTTCCCAATTAAGTATTTGAAACTAAGAGTCTACTACAATGGTCAGATATCTCTCTACTTTCTCACCTCGATTCACTATTTATTagtaggaggaggagaagaaggggaaggaggagggggaggaggaggagtgagagaggaggaggaggaggaggaggagggagaggggaagtggaaggagggaaaggaggaggagggggaggaggaggagaaagaagagaaggagaagaattaTTTAAGTCACTTAATATTGAGCATACAAGAAACATGCAACTTACTAGTTGACATTCATCTATAGTGaagaatttccctttttttgccCCTTCCTTAGtctcttttctttaaatgaaCGCAATTACAGACTAAGGGATTTTTTGCAGCATTCACTACcatcattattctttttgatattcAAACTGGCCCCACACTTAGCCAGTAAAATCCCCTTCAAGCCAGCTCTTACATCTTTTTTATATCATCTCATTCATCTTTGAGCAACTTCTCTTTTTTTGGCCCATGATTCTGTTTCCATGAGCCTGATATTTTCTTCATAGGAAGATTTTATAAACTACTGATGCAAACTGATTAGTACTCATAGtactattcaaattttttttttttaactattcaaaatttttaattcttggatcactattaattttttaaaaaggaaatctgtTCATTTCATCAGCGGTTTCATGCTTACTGTCACAAAGTtgttcatgtaatttttaaatttctatattatCTGTAAGCATGCCCCTTTTTCCACTCCTAATATTGTCTAtttgtgcttccttttttttatCCCCTTGATCAATCTTGACAAAGgtagggggagggagcagagggtgatggagaggaaggacaaagcagactccccgctgagcagggagtctaataacgtggggttcaatcccaggaaccaGAAATCATGACCCCAACTGAAGtcacgtttaactgactgagccacccagctaccccttgtttgtttgtttttttctaagtaggctccacacctagcatggagcccaacacgggtcttgaactcacaaccctgacatgaAGACCTGAGAttaaatcaagagtgggatgcttaactgactgagccacccaggtgtccctgaaggaTCCTTTTAAAACctaccatacacacacatacacacacacacaccccttaaaAGATACAAGGATTTGAGAATACTTTTATCCCAAGTCGACTTCTGCTTGGTCTATGCTATCCAGTATTTTAGTtttgactttcttaaaaaaaactccacactggggcacctgggtggctcagttggttgagcgactgcctttggctcaggtcatgatcccggacttccaggatcgagttcCGTGTCAGGCTCctagctccttggggagtctgcttctccctctgaccttctttctcttctctcatgctctctcaaataaagaaaatcttaaaaaaaaaaaaaaaaaacaactccacatattaaacattattttatacaGATAATGTTCATTTAGATTTACTCTCATGGTTACCAATTTATTTGTTCAGCgttgcattttctctctcaaacctTCCTGggattatttttctgcttctttaagTATATATCCTTTAGAAGGTCCCAAAGTGAAGATTTTTTGGTTTCCAACTTTTGTCTTTCTGAAAATATCATCATTTTACCCTTACTCTTAAAAAATACAGCTTTGCTAAGTATACAATTCAAGATTGATAGTTATTTTCTCCTTGCCtttgaaaattttattcttatgtcTTCTTCTACTATTGCTTCCACTGttccattttattcttatgtCTGGCTTTCACTGTTGCTATCAATCTTATCGTCATTCCTTTGCAAGCTATTTATTTGTTCTCTCTAGCTATTTTTAAGggcttctctttgtctttggtattcttcagttttttttttaagatttatttacttgacagacaaagatcacaagtaggcagggaggcaggcagagagagaggaggaaacaggttccctgctgagcagacagccagatggggggctccatcccaggacactgggatcatgacttgagctgaaggctgaggcttattaacccactgagtcacccaggcgcccctgtattctTCAGTTTAACCATAACATGTGCAATTATAGATTTCACTTTGTTTAACCTCCTTCATATACATTCTGCTTCTTGTACATTCCCATCTTTCACAATCTTTCACTAATTCCTCAGATTTctaagccattatttcttcaaatatcacCTACTCTCCATTTACTCCTCTGGGACTTCAATCACACATATGTTAGATTCATTATCATTCTTATCAACTTATTTCTCAGCATTATATTCTGGGAAATtacttttctctcaaataaataaaacctttttaaaaaaataacattaagggggcacatgggtggctcagtgggttaaagcctctgtcttcagttcaggtcatgatcccagggtcctgggatcgagccccgcatcgggcagggaggctgcttcctcctctctctctgcctgcctctctgcctgcttgtgatctctgtctgtcaaataaataaataaaatctttaaaaaaataaataaataaaattaagttaaaagtttattttaaaaaactgtatttgtTGTAATTTCTGTAggatttagttttagttttttgtttttttggtgaaAGGATTCTGAAAAATCTAATGTCATATCACCAGAAGTCCTTCTATTTACACTTCTGCCAAATATAATCATGCTCCCTCTCAGAAACTGCCCCACCAAAATTCCTCTGGCAAATTGTTTTCCTTAGTTTCTAAAAAATCACTTTGTTCTGATCTCATCTACTTAGGACACCTTCCTTCTGCTAACCTCTGAAAGTGGTGTTTCCCAAGTTCTTCATTGGCCCTATTCTCTTCTCAAACTCTGTTCCTTGAAGTGTTCATCCATTAGCACTACCAATATATTTACAATTCTCAAGTCTACATCTCTAGTTCAAAGCTCCCTCCCAAATACAAATATAATGGTTATGAATATCTTTACTGAGTCAGAGCCAGTTTCAAAACCCAGCCCCATTTCCAACTGCATGACCCTCCCCAAACACCGCTTTCCCCATTACAAGGGGCAGTAATAGTACCTACCCATGCAAAGGTTGTTGTCAAGATTACATGacataatacatgtaaaattCCTAGGACAACATCAAGTCCATAACTGTCAGTAACTATTAGCCAATATTAGGATGATAAGTACCATCTATATGCTAATTGTCTACCAAACAATTCTTCCCAGATGTTCTCCAGACACTCCAACTCCATATGTTCAAGACTGCTTTCATTATCTCTCTTCCTCACAAATTCCCTGCCACCCAGGACAGAATCCATAGAATCTGTCTTCCAAGCTTTCCTCTTATCCCCGACATCCAACTGGTCATCCAGTTCTATCAAATTCCCATTCTAAATACGTCTTAGATCTTTTCTGCCTTCCCCACTACCACTATACTAATTCAAATCTTGGTCATTTGTTGCATTATCATAATGGcctccttccatttcttccaaatacattattttttataactgtaatatcagtttcaggtattATAGCTTACTGTGctcttttaaatgacaaaatacaacattctGGTTGGCATTATACAAAAGCAGCTCCATGTGTCTTTCTTGGTTATCTTTAGCAATTCACCTACTCACCTATCCCTATCCCTCTCACTTTCACCACAAACTCTTTACCCTGTTTACTACCCAGCTCAAGAAACTCCCCTGCCTCAGTCCCCTCCACTCACCCCCCTGCTTACAAGGTGAGTCTGCACCTGAGGGTAAGAACCCAAAGGCTCTCTCCTTGGGGAAAGAAAGGATTTAGACCTCCACTAAGGCAATCTTTCCCAggttggcaaagaaaaaaaaaaaatcaaaacttcagCAATTTTGAACTGAACAGAGACAGATGGTTTTCAAAATACTAGTCAGGGGAGTTAAATCTggcaaaaaaaaagatacataagtCCAATCCAACCAGCTATATCACACATGGCAATTATAAGGGTGTCTCAGACAAAAAGAccatagttaaaagaaaaaagcaaagaaaaggaaaaaaccaaagCCAGGAGCAGCTAATGATTTACATTAGAAGATTAACTATATTTAATActttataaattcatatttttactttgtgctttaatgataatttttaaaatctgaactatATTAAATTCCCTGCttcactgatctgatttcaattTCTGAATTCTAAAAGctttaaaaggggcacctgggtggctcagttagttaggcatctgccttcagctcaggtcatcatcctggagtcccaggactgagtcccatgttgggctccctgctcagctgggagtctgcttctccctctccctctcatcccattcatgctctcttgctcactgtctctcaagtaaataaagaaaatctttttaaaaaataaaaacataaaacctttaataaaacccagaattaggggtgcctgggtggcccatcGTAAGgtacctgcctttggcttgggtcatgatcccgggatcctgggatcgagccctgtgtcaggctccctgctcagcatggagcctgcttctccctctgtccctcccccctgcttgtgttctctctctctgtcaaatgaataaataaaaccttttaaaaaataaaataaaggggcacctgggtggctcagtgggttaaagcctctgccttcggctcaggtcatgatcccagggtcctgggattgagccccacatcaggctctctgctcagcggggatcctgcttctctctctctgcctacttgtgatctctgtcaaataaataaataaactctttaaaaaaattaaaaaattaaaaaaataaaaataagaaataaaataaataggggcgcctgtgtggctcagtggtttaaagcctctgccttcggctcaggtcatgatcccaaggtactgggatcgagccccgcatcaggctctctgctcagcagggatcctgcttcctcctctctctctgtctctctgcctattgtgatctctgtcaaataaataaaatcttaaaaaaaaataataaaataaaataaataaaaaataaaacagaattatactAATACTATACttttatactttataattttgtattatattaacccactgagccacccaggtgccccaaaaaacttcatttttctatTATTGCATTTTACAAGTCTTATAAAATGAAGTGAAACTGATCCTCCAAAATGTTGTCTTgatatgaaattcttttttaaaaaatcttgaacttaggggcacctgggtggctcagtgggttaagcctctgcctttggctcaggtcatgatcccagagtcctgggatcgagccccgcattgggctctctgctcagcagggagcctgcttccccctctctctctgcctgcctctctgcctacttgtgatctctgtcaaataaataaataaaatctttaaaaaaaaaaaaatcttgaacttaaattttaaaaatttaaataaaaatatgactaatatttggtctttattACTCCAACTTCAATTTACAGAAACTCCttgttttcagggcacctggatggttcggtcattaagcagttgccttcggctcaggtcaagatcccagggtcctggaactgagccccacacctggctccccgctcagtgggaagcctgtttctccatctcccactccttctgcttgtgctctctcgctgtcaaataaatacataaaatctttttttttttaaggtaaataaaatcttttaaaaaaaaaaaaaagggggcgcctgggtggctcagtgggttgagcctctgcctttggctcaggtcgtggtcccagagttctgggatcgagccccgcatcgggctctctgcttggcagggagcctgcttccccctctctctctgtctgcctctctgcctacttgtgatctttctccctctgtcaaataaataggtaaaatgcttaaaaaaaaaaaaattaaaaaaaaaaagatagggggcacctgggtggctcagtgggttaagcctctacctttagctcaggtcatgatctcggggtcctgggatcaagcccagcattgggttctctactcagcagggagcctgcttcccccgctctctctgcctgctgctctgcctgcttgtgatctctctgctctgcctgctgctctgcctacttgtgatctctcaaataaagaagtaaaatctaaaaaagaaagaaagaaagaaatccttgtTTTCAACAggataattttaagattttatttatttatttatatttatttatttatttatctgacagagagagagagtgaatgagcgatcaagaacacaagcagagggagtggagaaggaaagcaggctgggagcccgatgcagtgctcaatcccagtaccctgcgatcatgacctgggccgaaggcagctgcctaagAACTGAaccacccacccaggcgcccctcaacaggTTATTTATTacgtaatctctatgcccagtgtgagcctcaaactcacaatcctgagctCGAGTCATGTGCCCCACgacaggctatttttttttttttccagatctaCCAACACTAAAGATATTGCTGTCCCTTTGAAATCCCTtccttgagggcgcctgggtggctcagtcaagtctgctcaggtcatgattccagggtcctgggatccgccctgcatcagggtccctactcagtgggagcttgcttctgcctccccctacttgtgctctctgttaaataaataaaatctttaaaaaaaaaaaatcccttccttAAGATGCACTTTCATGTTAGCACAACAGCTATAAAAACATGAAAGTTTCTTAACTATAAGATGTTCTTATATGAACAGCTGCTTGAAATAATCAAAATAGGTACACAGTTTCTTAATTATGTATTCTTTGGGCACTCAGTATTATTaataagaaaggatgaaaaaattcACATTCATTCCTTTGGATTATCAACCTTAAAATTTCACCTACAGTATGTAAGATTAACAGGAAGAACTTAAAGCTTAAGTAGACAAGCTTGCATGAAACATGATATAAAAAGGGTAACATAGCATAACTGCATTTAAAAAtgacaacaggggtgcctgggtagtgcagtcagttaagtgtccaactcttgttttcactTGGATagtgatctcagcgtcctgagatcaacTTCCACATGGGActcccactcagcagagagtctgcttaagattctatctccctctgcccctcaccctccctACGCATGCAAGCACTCTCACATGCCTCTCAGTAAGTAGTATCTTATACAGTAATGagaaaaactataaacaaaatttaaaaggtgGTGTAATAGGAGAATGATGGAGAGGGGGATGTAGGGGTAGGCCCTTGGCTACGGTGAAGGGTCAACCTCTTAAGAAGACATTTGAGCTAAGACCTGAAAGACAAGAACATCAAGGCAAATTTTTCATATAAAGTGGTAATTTATAAAATCATAGTAATAATATAAATTGTAGTGTACTTATAAATCCttatttggcaaaataaaaagttggcaaATGTATGATCTCACaagttaaaataatgataataattaaatgATTGAGAAAGCCTGGAAGCCAATGAACAATATGCAGTATGCAGATGAGAGACAATGGATATGTACCTTGCAGAAACTGGATAAAGGTCACTCTGTATTATAAAGCAGTGGCTCTCAAACCTTTCAGGATCCctttacactcttaaaaattattaaaaacccGCTCTCGGGGCTCAGACCTAGTTTGAGGCGACATGGCTAAACGCACCAAGAAGGTCGGAATCGTGGGCAAATACGGGACCCGTTATGGTGCCTCCCTCAGGAAGATGGTGAAGAAGATTGAGATAAGCCAGCACGCCAAGTACACTTGCTCCTTCTGTGGCAAAACCAAGATGAAAAGACGAGCTGTGGGGATCTGGCATTGTGACTCCTGCATGAAAACCGTCGCTGGTGGCGCCTGGACCTACAACACCACTTCTGCCGTCACAGTAAAGTCTGCCATCAGAAGACTGAAGGAGTTGAAAGACCAGTAGAAGCACCACCGTTTGAAACATTGCTAGCCTATAATAAATGGGTTAATttatgtaacaaaaaaaaaaaaattattaaaaacccCAAACTGCTTTTGTTTATGTGAGTTAAAACTAGTTATTTACtgtatattagaaattaaaactaagcAATCTAAAAATCCACTAATTTACTAAAAGCAGCAATAAAACCATTACATTTAATGTTATATACAATTTTTGctaaaaataactacattttgtggtgcctaggtggctcagttaagcttctaactcttggtttcggctcaggtcatgatctcatgggccatgagGTCAAGCCATATCAGCATGCAGTCCACttgattttctccctctgccccttcccccactcacttgCATGCACACATTCTAgagggcctctctctctctctcaaataaaaatatttttaaaacgcTACTTTGTAAAGGTTAAGTAGCATTGTGAGGTAAGTagcactgttttacatttttgaaaatctaATGTCTGgtttaataagaaaaaacaacTAGGGTCTCACATCTGCAACTATATTCAATTTATTTCTACATATGAATTAATGAGTTGTCTTCAACTTCACAGTTCTGTGAAATCATGAAAATACGCAGGTACATGAACTCATACAaacagtagaatggtggtttccaggggctagAGAGTGGCAGAAATgtggagatgttggtcaaagtgtacaaacttccaattaaaagatgaaaaagggatgcctgggtagctcagtcagttaagcggctgcctttggatCAGATCATGGCCCCAGCATCCTAGGAACGAGTCCTACAtcggggctccttgcttggcagggagcctgcttctccttctgcctctgcctgtcactctgtctgcctgtgcgctctctctctgacaagtaaataaataaaatcttaaaaaaaaaaaaaaggatgaataagatggggtgcctggggggctcagtgggttaatcctctgccttcagctcaggtcacaatctcagggtcctgggatcgagccctgcattgggctctctgctcagccgggagcctgcttcccccatctctctgcctgcctctctacctacttgtgagctcgctctctctctctgtcaaataaatagaatcttttaaaaaattaaaaaaaaaattttaaattttaaaaaataaaagatgagtaAGATTCTGGGGATCTCATGTACAGCTTTAGACTATAGCTAACAACACTTGAAAGATGCTAAGACagtaaatcttaaatattctcacaacaacaataacaaaaaaggtAAGGCACCTGATcagctcagctgattaagcaacCAACTGATTctttatctcagctcaggtcttgatcttagggtactgagttcaagccccgacttgggctccacactgggtatggagcctacttaaaattctttccctctccctttgctcaccCGCCTTGCGcatgctcatgcactctctttctctcaaaacaaaaccaatggggtgcctgagtggctcactcagttggggttctgacttttggttttggctcaggtcacgatcacagAATCgtcagatcaagccctgcactgggctctgtgctgtctactggagattctttccctctccctctgctcctccccacacctGCCTGCGTGCATGAGCATTCTCTCtaatataaaaccagaaaaatctttaaaaaataataaaaataaaaaataaaacaacaaaaaggtaATTGTGAGGTGATACAaatgttaactaaccttattgtggtaattattttacaatatatacgtgtatcaaatcatcacagtaggggcacctgggtggctcagtgggttaaaccctctgcctttggctcaggtcatgatcccagggtcctgggatcgagtcccaaatcgggctctctgctcagcagggagcctgcttcctcctctctctctctctctctctctgcctgcctctctgcctacttgtgatctctgcctgtcaaataaataaatttaaaaaaaaataaataaataaataaaaaatacaaataaaaaaatcttccaacTGTTACAGCATATAAAAACCTCATACTATCATACTACTTTCCAGAATGAGTTATTTTTGTTCAATTCCTAAGTTACTAAGAGTTAAATTCCTTATAACTCCAATACAGAGTTCTACACAGAGCAAGTACTCagtatttctgattttgttttctaaattctctATCTTTGGACATAGGGACACActgtaaattttaataatttgagtaAAAGTACCTGCCCCCTGGACACAgaattcatcattttaaaataacacatttttttaaagacatttttttctttttagattttattcatttatttgacagagattacaagtaggcagagaagcaggggggtggggtgaaggaggctccatgctcagcagggagccaaaagcctgatgcggggctccatcccaggatcctgggatcatgacctgagccgaaggcagagactttaactcaatgagccacccaggtgcccctaaaataacatatttactaCAGTTTTAAAATTACCCTGGTAAGGGAACCTGAAAACAATATAGGATCcattctggtcttttttttttccccccctaagatttatttatttatttatttgacagagatcacaagtaggcagagaggcaggcagagagagagagagagagaggaggaagtaggctacctgcctagcagagagcccgatgcggggctcgattcgagaccctgggatcatgacctaagccaaaggcagaggcttaacccactgagccacccaggcacccccattctggtctttttaaaataaaaaaatggtgggtgcctggctggctcagtcagagaagcatgtgactcttgatcccggggtttaagtttgagctccatgctggttgtagagattacttaaatacataaacTTAAACAGAtaaataggggagcctgggtggctcagatggttaaacgtctgccttcagctcagatcatggtcttggGCTCCtggcttggtggggagcctgcttctccctctcctgctgcctctctccctgttcaatctctctctccctctatatatctctctctctcaaatgaataaataaaatcttaaaaaaaaaaaccacaagtaaatatttctaaaaatgtttagcTACAATTCCTAACATTAAAAGATCTTTTCCCTTGTAACAGTGCAACTTTTACTAAAGGGTAATAAAGAAACACACACTCTCGGCTAGTGGGTACCAAAGAACCAGAGAGtgaaagtaagtgaaaccaaCCACTAGAGAGTGaagtggaaggaagaagagaggaggaaaagataaaggccacaaacaaaataaacccgGAATACTGAAcacttcatttctttcatcaaagagACTCTATTTCAATGtttgtaagaaaagaataaaaattagtttttttttaactgttttatctTAGTTAGAAAAACTTCAATGTTCCAAAGCACAGATGGAATTGTTGCCTTTTTCCAAAAAGAGTAACTCGGTTCTATTACTTTCTCCACAAGATGTGCATTTCTCCAATGTTCTATAATTAAAATCTGTGGAGGCAGTGCGATCTGAAAG is from Meles meles chromosome 1, mMelMel3.1 paternal haplotype, whole genome shotgun sequence and encodes:
- the LOC123952747 gene encoding 60S ribosomal protein L37a-like, with translation MAKRTKKVGIVGKYGTRYGASLRKMVKKIEISQHAKYTCSFCGKTKMKRRAVGIWHCDSCMKTVAGGAWTYNTTSAVTVKSAIRRLKELKDQ